GGAAAGCCCTGGGAGCCAAATCAAGCTAGCTAGCAATCCTGTAAGAAGTGTGCGACGCAGTAAATTGAGAAATTGGTGAAAGGTAAACATTACATTCCTTTTTGCTGAGCGAGGTTACTTCTGATCAAGTGATGGCGGAAAACCCTTCTGTTGGATAGCCAATCGCTTTCCAGGCGGCTAAACCATCCAACAGTTCAGCAACGTTTTTATAACCTGCTGCACGCAGATTGAATGCGGCGGCGGCTGTTTGCTCATTCGTCTCACCGTAAACATAAATGTCACGGATGAGTTCAAGGTTAGCGATCGCACGGGCAACTAGTTCATTCATCGGAATTGAAACGGCTCCCATGATGTGTATAGCATTGAAAGCACTACTATCTCTAACATCAACGATAGTCAGGGCTGGTTCGCCCCAGTCAAGTCGCTCTTTAAGGCTGGCAACGCTGGAAGTATTCTTGATAGGGTCAGGAATGGGAATAAAGTTAAAGATTTTCATGCTTTGCCTTTGGCATATTACCGACTAGCGGTTGATTCAAGGTACGTGTCAAATAACTCATTAAATCTGGTTATCCTAACTTCTCTAAAAAAGTCAATTTGTGAGTGAAGCTAAACTTATAAAAGACCCCAGTAGTGAAGCAAACCTTGACCAGAAAATACCTCAATTAGGACGGCAGATACAAAGCCAATCATTGCCAAACGACCGTTCCAAAGTTCAGTTTGAGGTGTAAATCCCCAGCGCCAAGCATTACGATTCTTGTTCAAGGCGGTAATATTTGTGTTAGCTGACATGGTTAATACTCCAATTTTTGTGACTGTAGCGACTCATTCAATAATGCAAAACCACCACTCCGTGGTTTTATCGAGAAGTGGAATTTTGATCTAAATTCCATTCGTGCTTG
This window of the Chroogloeocystis siderophila 5.2 s.c.1 genome carries:
- a CDS encoding rhodanese-like domain-containing protein; its protein translation is MKIFNFIPIPDPIKNTSSVASLKERLDWGEPALTIVDVRDSSAFNAIHIMGAVSIPMNELVARAIANLELIRDIYVYGETNEQTAAAAFNLRAAGYKNVAELLDGLAAWKAIGYPTEGFSAIT
- a CDS encoding chlorophyll a/b-binding protein, with the translated sequence MSANTNITALNKNRNAWRWGFTPQTELWNGRLAMIGFVSAVLIEVFSGQGLLHYWGLL